The genomic DNA GGCCTGGCGCAACAGTTCGCGCGCCTCCTGCAACAGCACTTCACCGGCCCGCGTCAGCGTGGCATTGCGGCGCGAGCGGTCGAACAATTCCACCCCCAGGTCCGCTTCAAGCAATCCCAGCGAGGTGCTGACGGCCGATTGCGCCCGGCCCACCTGGCGCGCCGCCGCCGAAAACGAGCCGGCGTCCGCCGCCGCCACGAAATGCCGCAGTTGTTCCAGGGTCCAGTGCATGGTTGCCTCCAGTAGTGGCCAAGCAAGCCTTCAAAAGGCCGTCGCCCGCGCGGGGCGACGGAGCCGCCACCGATACATCTATTTTATAGATGGATTCCAACTTCTTATCCATTCTTCATAGATTGAAAATGTCCGGCGTTACAGGAGTAAATGCATGACGCAGCGCAATCCCTTCCCCGCTGTCGCCGCGCCCGCGCCGGGTCGCTGGCTGGTGCTGGCCATCGTTTCCAGCGCCCTGTTGCTGATCGTGGTCGACATGACCGTGCTGTACACCGCCCTGCCCCGGCTCACGCACGAGCTGGGCGTGACGGCCTCGTCCAAGCTCTGGATCGTCAACATCTACGCGCTGGTGGTGTCCGGCCTGCTGCTGGGCATGGGCACGCTGGGCGACCGACTGGGCCACAAGCGCCTGTTCATGATGGGCCTGGCCGTGTTCGGCGCGGCCTCGCTGGCGGCGGCCTATTCGCCCAACCCCGCGGCGCTGATCGCGGCGCGCGCGGTGCTGGCCGTGGGCGCGGCCATGATGATGCCGGCGACCCTGTCGATCCTGCGCCTGACCTTCGCCGACGAGCGCGAGCGCGCCATCGCCATCGGCGTCTGGGCCTCGGTGGCCTCGGGCGGCGCGGCGCTCGGACCGGTCATCGGCGGCATCCTGCTGGAGCACTTCTGGTGGGGCTCGGTGTTCCTGATCAACCTGCCGATCGTGCTGCTGGCCCTGCCGCTGGCGCGCCGCTACATCCCCGCCGGCCAGCCGGATCGCCAGCGCCCCTGGGACCTGATCGGTTCGCTGCAGGTGATGGTCGGCCTGATCCTGACCGCCTATGCGCTCAAGGAGCTGGGCCGCGCCCAGCCGTCGTGGCTGGACGCCGCGCTGGCCTGCGCCGGCGGCGCGGCCATGCTGTTCGTCTTCGCCCGGCGCCAACGCGCGCGGCCGCATCCGCTGATCGATTTCGCCATCTTCCGCAACCGCAGCTTCAGCTCGGCCGTGGCCGCGGCGCTGTTCGCGGCGGCGGCGCTGCTGGGCATGGAGCTGGTGTTCAGCCAGCGCCTGCAGCTGGTGCTGGGCATGTCGCCGATCGAGGCGGCGCTCTACATCCTGCCTTTGCCGCTGGCCGCGTTCATCGCCGGGCCGCTGGCCGGCTGGCTGCTGCCGAAGGTGGGCAGCGCGCGTCTGCTGTTCGTGGCGCTGCTGACGTCCGGCCTGGGCATGGGCGGCTACCTGTTCAGCTACGACGGCGCGCTGGCGGCGCAGATGGCCAGTCTGTGCGTGCTGGGCGTGGGCATCGGCGCCACCATGACGGCCGCGTCCAGCACCATCATGCAGAGCGCCACGCCGGAACGCGCCGGCATGGCCGCCTCGATCGAGGAAGTGTCGTATGAACTGGGCGGCGCGCTGGGCGTGACGCTGATGGGCTCGATCCTGTCGGGGGTGTACGCGCACACGCTGGACGTGCCGGCGGGCGTTTCCGCGGCCGTCGCCCGCGACAGCCTGGACGAGGCGCTGGCGCTGGCCGAGGGCCTGTCCGGCGAATTGGGCGCGTCGCTGGCGCGCCTGGCGCGCGGCGCCTTCGACGCGGGCTACGCGGCGGTCATCGCCACGGCCGCCCTGATGCTGCTGGGCACCGCGGCGCTGGTGCTGGCAAACCGGCTGCGTGGCGGCGCGGGCGAGGCCACGCCCCGTTGATCGGGCGCCGGCTTCGCGGCGCTGCGAAAAACCTGCCCCCTGTCGGCACAAAGGCGGCAAGCCCCGTAAACTTCCGGACATTCCCATTGAGATAGATCATCGTACCCAGGGTATGGCTTCGGATAGGCTTATGCGAAACGTGAAACACAAGTCCGCCCCCGACAAGGACAGCTATTTGTTCTCCGACCAGATTGGGCACCTGCTGCGGCGGGTGTACCAACGGCATACCGCCCTGTTCCAGCAGTACATCCCCGACTCGCAGCTGACCGCGGCGCAGTTCGTCGTGTTGTGCTCGGTACGCGACAACCAGGGCAGTTCGCTGGCGGATATCGTCAAGGCCACGGTCATCGACCAGGCCACGGTGCGCGGCGTCGTCGACCGGCTCAAGCAGCGCGAGCTGGTGCGGGTCGACCACGACCCGCACGACCGCCGCAAGGTGGTCATCAACCTGACCCCGGTGGGCCAGGAGCTGGTGCGCAAGATGGAACCCTTTGCCCTGCAGATCACCGAAAGCACCTACGGCACGCTCAATCCCGCCGAGCGCGTGGCGCTGGAATTCCTGCTGCGCAAGATGATCGAGGGCGACGCCGGGGAATGAGGCGTCCGGGCGTCCGGCGTCCGGGCTTCCGGCGTCCGCGCTTCCGGCGTGCGAGCGGCACGCGTCCTCCCGGATGCGCGCCGCCCTTCTGACGGATCAGTCCAGCGCGCGGTTGCGCGACTCGACGTCGACCGCCCGGATCGACAGCGCCGCGGCCAGCAGCATGGCCGCCAGCACCGCCAGCGCCAGCGTGAAGTGGGTGGCCATGATGGGTGCGATGATGGCCGGCGCGAACAGCCCGCCGAAACGCGCCACCGCGCCCGCCAGCCCCATGCCGCTGGCGCGCAGGTCGGTCGGATAGACCTCGGGCGTGAAGGCGTACAGCGCGCCCCAGGTACCCAGCAACGCGAAGCTCATGAGCAGCGTCGAGCCAACCACCAGGAAGCTGGAGGTGCCCAGGCTGTACAGCATGCACCCCACCGCGCTCAGGATCAGGAAGCCGACCAGCGTGGGCTTGCGGCCCCAGCGTTCCACCCCGTAGGCCGACAGCGCGAAGCCGGGCAATTGCACCAGCGCCAGCAGCACCAGGAATTCCTGGCCGCGCATGAAGGCGAAGCCCTGGCTGCTGAGCTTGATCGGCAGGTAGACGAACACGCCGTAGTAGGCGATGGAGATCAGCGCCCAGGCCAGGCACAGCGCGATGCTGCGGCGGCGCAGCGCGTTCGAGAACAGTGCCGACAGCGGCTTGCGCTCATGCAGTTCCGGCTTGAGCTCGGGGATGTCGGTCGGACGTCCGTTGACGCGGGCCACGCGTTCGAGCACCTTGCGCGCCTGTCCCGACTTGCCGTTGCGGTTCAGGTACATCGGCGACTCGGGGATGTAGAAGCGCAGTACCACGCCGATCAGCGCCGGCAGGCCGGTGACGAAGAAGATCACGCGCCAGGCATCATCGCCCCACGACAGCGCGGCCAGCGCCAGCAGCGCCAGGCAGATCGTGCCCAGGGCCCAGAACGATTCCAGCAACACCAGCCAGCGGCCGCGGCGCTCGCTGGGCAGGAACTCGGCCATCATGGTGTAGTCCACCGGCAGCGTGCCGCCGACACCGATGCCGGTGACGAAGCGCAGCAGCAACAACCACGCGAAGTCCGGCGCGAAGGCCGAGGCCACGCCGGCGCAGGCGTCGATGACCACCGCCATCATCAGCACCGGCCGGCGGCCGATGCGGTCGGCCAGCCGGCCGAAGGCGAAGGCGCCGATCAGCATGCCGACGAAGAACGCGGTGCCGGTCTGCAGGGCTTCGGGCACCGGGATGCCGAAGGTGCGGGCGATGGACGGCGCGCTGAAGCCGATCGACAGCACCTGCATCGCGTCGGCGAGCCAGACCAGGCCGAAGATCATGAACAGCCGGTACTGGAACTTGCCGACACCGGCGGTCTTGATGCCTTGTTCCACCGTGATGAATGAAGCTGACATATGCGTGATTCCCTTTGTTTGCCGCGCGCGGCCCGTGCCCGCCAAGGCGCCGGTGCCGCTGTCGGTATGTGGCCCGCCCCGCGGATGCGGGGGTACAGCAACGCCCCTCGGCGCCAGGCGGGTGCCGATGGAAAACCGATGCGCGCGATGTTGTGTCGCGAGGCGCGGCCGGACCCGCCATGGGCCGGTCCGCTGCCCCGTCTTCCCCTTACTGCTGCTGCGCGTGCTGGCGCAGCCTGCCTATGGTCGTCGTGTCAACTGGCCAAGCCTCTTCCTCCGGCGCGAATCGCGCGCGCAAATAGTCGATCAAATCGCCGATCTGCCTGTCGTCCAGGCTGTTGCCGAAACCCGGCATGTATCCCAGGGCGTCGTCGGCGGGAGCCTGGATGCCGTTGAGGATCACCTGGATCAGGTTGTCGGGCGATGCGGCATGCAGATTGGTGTTCTGGGCCAGCAAGGGCTTGGCGCCGAACAGGGTGGGACCGCTGCCGGGTTCGTGGCAGACGGCACAGGCATTCTGGTAGATACGTTCGCCGCTGGCGCGGCGCAGCGTGATCGCTTCGCTGGCGGCGGCGCTGGCCGTGGCGGCGCTGGCGGGCGCAGTGCTCGTGGCGGCGGCGGTCGGGCGCGGCGGCGCCTCGGCAGGCATCGCGCGGGCCCGCCCGGGCAACGCCGTCAGGTACGTGACGATGGCGCGCAAATCGCTGTCCGGCAACTCGGCCAGGCCATGGATCACCGGCGCCATGGGGCCCGCGGCCACGCCATGGCGCGGCGAATAGCCGGTGCGCAGGTACTGGTAGAGTTCCTCGCCAGACCAGGCGCGCTCGCCGCTGGCAAGCTGGTTCAGGGCCGGCGCGTTCCAGCCCTCGGCCTGCCCGCCGGCCAGGTAGTCGAGGCCGCCCTTCTGCGCGCCCAAGGCGTTGCGCGGCGAATGGCAGGCGGCGCAATGTCCCGCGCCTTCGACCAGGTACGCGCCGCGGTTCCACTGCGCATCCTGCGACGGATCCGGCGTGAAGGGCTTGGGATCATGGAACAGCAGGTTCCAGCCGGCCAGCAGCGGCCGCAGGTTGAACGGAAAACCCAGCTCGGTGCGCGGCGGCGTGGCGGCGACCGCCGGCTGCGACATGAGGTAGCCATACAAGGCCTGCATGTCCGCGTCGCTGAGCTTGGCATAGGCGGTGTACGGAAAAGCGGGATACAGCTGGCGGCCATCCTGGTGCACGCCCTGGCGCATGGCGCGTTCGAAGGCCGCGAAGGACCAGCGGCCGATGCCGGTCCGCGGATCGGGCGTGATGTTGGTGGAATAGATCGTGCCGAACGGCGTCTCCAGGGCCAGGCCGCCGGCGTTGCGGGCGCCGCCCGGCGCCGTGTGGCAGGCGACGCAATCGCCGGCCGCGGCCACCAGCCGGCCGCGCTCGATTGCCTGGGCCGAATACAAGGACGGGTCGGGACCGGCGGTCAGCGGCAGCGCCGGCTTGAGCGGCCACAGCGCGGTGGCCAGCGTGGCCACGCTGGCCGCGCCCGCCGCCAGCCAGCCCCAGCCTCGGCGCAGCGCGCCGCGCCGCGCCGCGCGCCGGTCCGCCAGGGCCAGGCGCAATTGGCCGGCATCGAACGGCGCCTGCCGCAGCCGCACCCCGGTGGCGTCCGCGATGGCGTTGGCGATGGCGGCGGCGGCCGGCAGCGTCGCCACGCCGTCCAGGTCGAGGCAGCCGGCGCGCACCACGTCGGGCGGCGTCGGCGCCGCCATGGCCAGCGCATCCGTCGCCCCGTTCGCGGCCGCCGGCGTGGCGGCGCGCCAATCGTCGAACGCCGCCGGCGCGCCGATCAGGCGGCGGGCCTCGGCCAGCCGTTCGGGTTGCTGGCGGGTGATGGCCAGGCGTGTCGTCGCGCCCTGCGCCGGCCGCAGGTCCTGGCTGTCATGGCCGGCGACTACCCGCGTCACCTCGATCGCGCCGGTGGCGGGCTGGATCGCCACCTCGGCAACCCAGGCGCTCCAGACCATGCGTTCCGAACCATCCTCGGCCTCGCAACGCACCTGGGCCGTGGCAAAGCCGCTGCCGCGCAGCAGGCCGTCGCGCGGCGCGGCGGCGTCATCCATGGCCGCCTGCTCGACCACCTGGCGCGCCAGCTCGCGGCCGCGCGCGTCGGCCAGGTGCCGCAGGCGCCAGTCAACCGGATCCTCGCCGGCGGCCAGCGCGCGTTCATGCCACAGGCTTTCGCCGGCGAAGACCTGAGCCGCGTTCAACTCGTCGACGCTGGCGTGCAGCAAGGCATGCGACGACGCTTGCGCCCGTACCGGGCCATCGCCCAGCACCGTGGCATGGCCACTGGCCGGCGCCGGCCCGGACCGCGCCAGCAGGCGCGCCAGGCTGGGCCGCATGGCCCAGGGCCGCGGCGAGCACAGGACCGGCCCCGCCGCCAGGTCCGCTGCGCGCAGGGCCAGCGTGGCCGGCAGCGGCGGGCGGCTGGCCACGCACACCGGCCGCGCCACCGCCTCGGACAGCAGCGCCGCTTCGGCGGCGGCATCCAGCAGATCGAGCGCATGCGCCGCGTGCGCGGCCGGGGCCGCGCCCTGCGGCCATGCCGCCACGGTCACCGCGCACTCGGGCCAGTCGAACAAGGCCGCCAGCTCGCGCCGTGCCAGGGCATGCAGCGCGGCCGCGTCCGGTGGCAGCCACAGCGTCAGGCGGCCTTCCAGGCACCAGGCCGCGACCCGCGCGCTGGCCGCAGCCGCGGCCGCGGCCGGCCGCCAGAGATATTCAGGTTCATCCGCCGGCGCCGTGCCGGCGCTTTCGGCCAGGCCTTCCTGCGCCGGCCGGCCCCCGCCACGCCACGCGGGCGCGAGACTGGCCAGGGCCTGCCGCGCGTGCAGCGGCGTCACCGCCACCACACCGGCGAAGTTGTCCCGCCGCACCACCGCCACCACGCCCGCCTGCGCCCGCGCCTCGTCCAGGCGCACGCTGTCGAGCGCGCTGCCGCGATAACGGGTGCCGTCCCAGGCGGCTTCGGGCGGGCGCAGCGCCAGCCCGTGCAACAGCTCGGAGGCCGGCGCGACGGCGAGCGGCGCGGCCTCGGGCAGCCACGCGCTCATGCGCCGGCCCCTTCCGGCCCGCATGGCCGCGCCGCTGCGCGCAATTGCACCGCGCGCAGCGCCGCCTGCATGATTTCAACGTGCGTGCCGCAGCGGCACAGGTTGTGATGCAGCTCGCTGCGCACGGCCCGCTCCGAGGGCGCGGGGTCGCGGCGCAGCAACGCCTCGACGGTCATGATCATGCCGTTCAGGCAATAGCCGCACTGGGCCGCCTGGCATTCGATGAAAGCGCGCTGGGTCGGCCCGGGCCGCTCGCGCGTGCCCAACCCTTCCAGCGTGGTGACTTCGCGTCCCTGCGCCGCCCGCACCGGGATCACACAGGAACGCGCCGCCACGCCGTCGATCAGCACGGTGCAGGCGCCGCACTCGCCCAGGCCGCAACCGTATTTCGGACCGTTCAGCGCCAGGTCGTTGCGCAGCACCAGCAACAGCGGGGTCGCCGGCGCCACCGCCACCCGCGCGGCGGCGCCGTTGACCTTCAGGTCGATCGGATCGGCGGCGGGCGCGGTGGCGGCGGTATGTTCCATGGTGTGCGTGGCGAAAGTCCGGTGAATGAAGCGCGGCGGGCGCGTCAGGCCGCCGCCTTGGCCTTCGGTTCGACCAGCGGCTCGCTGAACACGTCGTAACCGAAGCACCAGGTCGGATCCTCGTTGGTCCGCAGCCAGGTGTTGTCATGCGAAATGCGCTGCACCTTGCTGGCGCGCTCGGCGCGGTTGGCTTCGTACAGCGCGAAAGCCAGTTCGTGATTATGCGCCCCCACTTCCTTGAAGCAACGCACCAGCATCGCGCCGTCCTCGATGGCCATGGCCGCGCCCTGCGCCATGTGCGGTTTCATCGGGTGGCAGGCATCGCCGAGCAGCACCAGGCGGCCGCGGCTCCACAGCGGCAGCGGGTCGCGCTCCAGCAAGGACCACTTGGTGACCTCGACGGTGGCGTCGATCAGCGCCTGCACCGTCGGATGCCAGCCCTGGAACGCCTCGCGCATTTCGTCCTTGCTGCTGGGCAGCCAGCGGTCGTTCAGGTCCCATTGCTCGACCGGCACGCCGGTCACGTAGTAGAGCTCGTCGGCCTTGCTGGTGACGAAGTACGTCATCATGTGGCGGTCATCGGTCCACCACTTCACGCAGGCGTCGAACGGCAGCATGCCGGCCTTGACCTCGGGCGTGGGGAACACCGCGCGGTGGGCCAGGTAGCCGGCGTACTTGGGAGGCTCGGGCCCCAGCAGTTCCTCGCGGATGCAGGAATTGACGCCGTCGGCGCCGATCACGATGTCGGCATGCTCGACGCTGCCGTCGGCAAAGCGCATCTCGACGTCGTTGCCGCGGTCGGTGACGCCGACCAGGTGCTTGGAATACGCCATCACGCGCTCGGGCAGCGCCTCGATCAGCAGGGCGTGGAAGTCGCCGCGGTGCACCGTCAGGTACGACGCGCCGTAGGTTTTGACGGCATAGTCGCCCAACGGAATCCGCGCGAGCACGTCGCCGGTCAGGCCGTGGCGGCTGTACCAGTAGTCGGGGTGCGACCCTTGGGCGTTGAGCGCGTCCTCGATGCCGATGCGGCGCAGGATCTTCATGACGTTGGGGCCGACGTGGATACCGGCGCCCAGCCGCGAAAAACTCGGCGCCTGTTCGTACACGCGCACGTCGAAGCCTTCCTGCAGCAGGAGCGAGGCGGTGGCGGCGCCACCGAGGCCGGCGCCGATCACGGCGATGCGGGGGGATTTAGACAAGAGGCTCTCCTACTTTTCTATGCATACACTCTATTTTTTCCAGATGGAAAACCGCACCATCGTGGATCCGAAACTGTTCGCCTGCGTCCAAAACAGTGCATTTTTATGCACATATAGGTAAAAACCACTATGAACATCGGCTTTGCGATTCACCTCGCTGTTTGCAAGAATAGAGCGTCTACACTGTTTTTTTAATTTATCGAAAACCCTAAGATGGATCCGCGCTTCACGTCATCACGCTCGATCCGCCCGCTGCGCGGGGCAAGCGATGGCCGCCGGATCCCGTCCTGGCATCGACCCACCCGGAGCACGGCATGAGCCAACCATCCAGCACCTTCCTGTACGGCGCCAACGTCCACGCCAACGGCATCCGCCAGCACTACCTGCGCTACGGCGGCGCGGACGGCGCGCGCGCCGAACGCGACGCGCTCATCCTGATCCCCGGCATCACCAGCCCGGCGGTCACCTGGGGCTTCGTGGCCGAGCGCCTGGGCCAGCGCTACGACACCTACGTGCTGGACGTGCGCGGCCGCGGCCTGTCCAGCGCCGACCCCGGCCTGGACTACAGCCTGGACGCGCAGGCCGCCGACGTGCTGGCGCTGGCGCAGGCGCTGGGCCTGCAGCGCTACGCCCTGATGGGCCATTCCATGGGCGGCCGCATCGCGGTGCGCGCGGCCCGCGGCCAGCCGGCCGGCCTGACGCGGCTGGTCATCGTCGACCCGCCCGTCTCCGGCCCGGGCCGCCGCCCCTACCCCGCCAAGCTGGCCTGGTACGTCGACTCGATCCGCCAGGCCACGCACGGCATGGACGCCGAGGCCATGCGCGCCTTCTGCCCCACCTGGACCGAGGAACAGCGGCGCCTGCGCGCGCAATGGCTGCACACCTGCCACGAACCCGCCATCGTGCGCAGCTTCGAGGACTTCGGCCGCGACGACATCCATGCCGACCTGCCGCATGTGCGCGTGCCGCAGTTGCTGATGACCGCCGAGAACGGCGGCGTGGTCGGCGACGAGGACGTGGCCGAATGGCAGGGCCTGGCGCCCGACACCCTGCACCGGCGCGTGCCCGCCGCCGGCCACATGATCCCCTGGGACAACGAGGCCGGCTTCCACGAGGCGCTGGGCGACTTCCTCGAACCGCGCGGCTGAATCCCCTTTTCCCCCTTACCGGACAGGAGTCCGCCATGCCCGTCAGCGACATCGACCTGATCCGCGCCTGGAAACAGGTGCTCACGCTTTCCCGCCTCGAAGCCGGCCAGACCGTGACCGTGCTCACCGGCGCCGACACCCATCCGCAGACGCTGCGCTGCGCCATCGCCGCCGCCGGCGACATGGGCGCGCGGGTCAACCGCCTCGACCTGCCGCCGGTCAACGGCGAAAAATCCCTCAGCCGCGACTCGCTGGCCTACCTGGGCACCACGCCGCTGACCGGCAACCCCGCCGCCATCGCCGCGCTCAAGGCCAGCGACCTGGTGCTGGACCTGATGACGCTGCTGTTCTCGCCCGAGCAGCACGAGATCCTGCTGGGCGGCACCAAGATCCTGCTGGCGGTCGAGCCGCCCGAGATTCTCTGCCGCCTGGTGCCCACCGAGGCCGACCGCGCCCGCGTGCGCGCGGCCGCCGCGCAAATCGCCGAGGCGCGCCAGATGCGCATCACCTCCCGGGCCGGCACCGACCTGCAATGCCGCCTGGGCAGCTTCCCGGCGATTTCCGAATACGGTTTCGTCGACGAGCCAGGGCGCTGGGACCACTGGCCCAGCGGCTTCGTGCTGACCTGGCCCGACGAGGGCCACAGCAACGGCCAGGTGGTGCTGGACCGCGGCGACATCCTGCTGCCGATGAAGGACTACGTCACCGACCCGATCACCCTCACCGTGGAACGCGGCTACGTCACCCGCATCCAGGGCGGCCTGCAGGCCGAGGTGCTGCGCGACTACATGGCGTCGTACGAAGACCCGGAAGCGTACGCCGTCTCGCACATCGGCTGGGGCCTGCAGCCGCGCGCCCACTGGTCGATGCTGGGCCACTACGGCAAGGAGACCCACATCGGCATGGACGCCCGCGCCTTCGAGGGCAACTTCCTCTGGTCCATGGGACCGAACAACGAGGCCGGC from Achromobacter xylosoxidans includes the following:
- a CDS encoding FAD-dependent monooxygenase encodes the protein MSKSPRIAVIGAGLGGAATASLLLQEGFDVRVYEQAPSFSRLGAGIHVGPNVMKILRRIGIEDALNAQGSHPDYWYSRHGLTGDVLARIPLGDYAVKTYGASYLTVHRGDFHALLIEALPERVMAYSKHLVGVTDRGNDVEMRFADGSVEHADIVIGADGVNSCIREELLGPEPPKYAGYLAHRAVFPTPEVKAGMLPFDACVKWWTDDRHMMTYFVTSKADELYYVTGVPVEQWDLNDRWLPSSKDEMREAFQGWHPTVQALIDATVEVTKWSLLERDPLPLWSRGRLVLLGDACHPMKPHMAQGAAMAIEDGAMLVRCFKEVGAHNHELAFALYEANRAERASKVQRISHDNTWLRTNEDPTWCFGYDVFSEPLVEPKAKAAA
- a CDS encoding MFS transporter — encoded protein: MSASFITVEQGIKTAGVGKFQYRLFMIFGLVWLADAMQVLSIGFSAPSIARTFGIPVPEALQTGTAFFVGMLIGAFAFGRLADRIGRRPVLMMAVVIDACAGVASAFAPDFAWLLLLRFVTGIGVGGTLPVDYTMMAEFLPSERRGRWLVLLESFWALGTICLALLALAALSWGDDAWRVIFFVTGLPALIGVVLRFYIPESPMYLNRNGKSGQARKVLERVARVNGRPTDIPELKPELHERKPLSALFSNALRRRSIALCLAWALISIAYYGVFVYLPIKLSSQGFAFMRGQEFLVLLALVQLPGFALSAYGVERWGRKPTLVGFLILSAVGCMLYSLGTSSFLVVGSTLLMSFALLGTWGALYAFTPEVYPTDLRASGMGLAGAVARFGGLFAPAIIAPIMATHFTLALAVLAAMLLAAALSIRAVDVESRNRALD
- a CDS encoding alpha/beta fold hydrolase, translating into MSQPSSTFLYGANVHANGIRQHYLRYGGADGARAERDALILIPGITSPAVTWGFVAERLGQRYDTYVLDVRGRGLSSADPGLDYSLDAQAADVLALAQALGLQRYALMGHSMGGRIAVRAARGQPAGLTRLVIVDPPVSGPGRRPYPAKLAWYVDSIRQATHGMDAEAMRAFCPTWTEEQRRLRAQWLHTCHEPAIVRSFEDFGRDDIHADLPHVRVPQLLMTAENGGVVGDEDVAEWQGLAPDTLHRRVPAAGHMIPWDNEAGFHEALGDFLEPRG
- a CDS encoding MarR family winged helix-turn-helix transcriptional regulator produces the protein MRNVKHKSAPDKDSYLFSDQIGHLLRRVYQRHTALFQQYIPDSQLTAAQFVVLCSVRDNQGSSLADIVKATVIDQATVRGVVDRLKQRELVRVDHDPHDRRKVVINLTPVGQELVRKMEPFALQITESTYGTLNPAERVALEFLLRKMIEGDAGE
- a CDS encoding MFS transporter, translated to MTQRNPFPAVAAPAPGRWLVLAIVSSALLLIVVDMTVLYTALPRLTHELGVTASSKLWIVNIYALVVSGLLLGMGTLGDRLGHKRLFMMGLAVFGAASLAAAYSPNPAALIAARAVLAVGAAMMMPATLSILRLTFADERERAIAIGVWASVASGGAALGPVIGGILLEHFWWGSVFLINLPIVLLALPLARRYIPAGQPDRQRPWDLIGSLQVMVGLILTAYALKELGRAQPSWLDAALACAGGAAMLFVFARRQRARPHPLIDFAIFRNRSFSSAVAAALFAAAALLGMELVFSQRLQLVLGMSPIEAALYILPLPLAAFIAGPLAGWLLPKVGSARLLFVALLTSGLGMGGYLFSYDGALAAQMASLCVLGVGIGATMTAASSTIMQSATPERAGMAASIEEVSYELGGALGVTLMGSILSGVYAHTLDVPAGVSAAVARDSLDEALALAEGLSGELGASLARLARGAFDAGYAAVIATAALMLLGTAALVLANRLRGGAGEATPR
- a CDS encoding (2Fe-2S)-binding protein, whose translation is MEHTAATAPAADPIDLKVNGAAARVAVAPATPLLLVLRNDLALNGPKYGCGLGECGACTVLIDGVAARSCVIPVRAAQGREVTTLEGLGTRERPGPTQRAFIECQAAQCGYCLNGMIMTVEALLRRDPAPSERAVRSELHHNLCRCGTHVEIMQAALRAVQLRAAARPCGPEGAGA
- a CDS encoding cytochrome c, yielding MSAWLPEAAPLAVAPASELLHGLALRPPEAAWDGTRYRGSALDSVRLDEARAQAGVVAVVRRDNFAGVVAVTPLHARQALASLAPAWRGGGRPAQEGLAESAGTAPADEPEYLWRPAAAAAAASARVAAWCLEGRLTLWLPPDAAALHALARRELAALFDWPECAVTVAAWPQGAAPAAHAAHALDLLDAAAEAALLSEAVARPVCVASRPPLPATLALRAADLAAGPVLCSPRPWAMRPSLARLLARSGPAPASGHATVLGDGPVRAQASSHALLHASVDELNAAQVFAGESLWHERALAAGEDPVDWRLRHLADARGRELARQVVEQAAMDDAAAPRDGLLRGSGFATAQVRCEAEDGSERMVWSAWVAEVAIQPATGAIEVTRVVAGHDSQDLRPAQGATTRLAITRQQPERLAEARRLIGAPAAFDDWRAATPAAANGATDALAMAAPTPPDVVRAGCLDLDGVATLPAAAAIANAIADATGVRLRQAPFDAGQLRLALADRRAARRGALRRGWGWLAAGAASVATLATALWPLKPALPLTAGPDPSLYSAQAIERGRLVAAAGDCVACHTAPGGARNAGGLALETPFGTIYSTNITPDPRTGIGRWSFAAFERAMRQGVHQDGRQLYPAFPYTAYAKLSDADMQALYGYLMSQPAVAATPPRTELGFPFNLRPLLAGWNLLFHDPKPFTPDPSQDAQWNRGAYLVEGAGHCAACHSPRNALGAQKGGLDYLAGGQAEGWNAPALNQLASGERAWSGEELYQYLRTGYSPRHGVAAGPMAPVIHGLAELPDSDLRAIVTYLTALPGRARAMPAEAPPRPTAAATSTAPASAATASAAASEAITLRRASGERIYQNACAVCHEPGSGPTLFGAKPLLAQNTNLHAASPDNLIQVILNGIQAPADDALGYMPGFGNSLDDRQIGDLIDYLRARFAPEEEAWPVDTTTIGRLRQHAQQQ
- a CDS encoding Leucyl aminopeptidase (aminopeptidase T), translating into MPVSDIDLIRAWKQVLTLSRLEAGQTVTVLTGADTHPQTLRCAIAAAGDMGARVNRLDLPPVNGEKSLSRDSLAYLGTTPLTGNPAAIAALKASDLVLDLMTLLFSPEQHEILLGGTKILLAVEPPEILCRLVPTEADRARVRAAAAQIAEARQMRITSRAGTDLQCRLGSFPAISEYGFVDEPGRWDHWPSGFVLTWPDEGHSNGQVVLDRGDILLPMKDYVTDPITLTVERGYVTRIQGGLQAEVLRDYMASYEDPEAYAVSHIGWGLQPRAHWSMLGHYGKETHIGMDARAFEGNFLWSMGPNNEAGGQRTTACHIDIPMRRCTVMLDERAVVIDGVVQDEPGLAYAARRKELA